One Mugil cephalus isolate CIBA_MC_2020 chromosome 10, CIBA_Mcephalus_1.1, whole genome shotgun sequence genomic window carries:
- the LOC125014990 gene encoding YY1-associated factor 2-like — protein MGDKKSPTRPKRQPKPFSDDGYWDCSVCTFRNSAEAFKCMMCDVRKGTSTRKPRPVSQLVAQQVNQQFAPPTHPKKEKKEKSDRDKSDKEPSLKKKSYKKMRPRLKNIDRSSAQHLEVTVGDLTVIITDFKAKAKPTSTSTSTASADQHSQSGSSSDNTERGVSRCSSPRGEGSSVNGETH, from the exons atgggagaCAAGAAGAGTCCCACAAG gCCAAAGCGTCAACCCAAGCCCTTCTCCGACGATGGCTACTGGGACTGTAGCGTGTGCACATTCAGGAACAGCGCTGAGGCGTTCAAGTGCATGATGTGCGATGTCAGAAAAGGGACTTCCACTCG AAAACCACGGCCCGTCTCTCAGCTGGTCGCACAGCAAGTAAATCAGCAATTTGCACCTCCAACACATCctaaaaaggagaagaaagaaaagtcgGACAGAGACAAAAGTGATAAAGAACCCtcgctgaaaaagaaaagctataAAAAGATGAG GCCCAGGTTAAAAAACATAGACAGGAGCAGCGCGCAACACCTGGAGGTCACCGTTGGAGACTTGACTGTAATAATCACAGACTTTAAGGCGAAAGCCAAACCCACGTCCACGTCCACAAGCACTGCCTCAGCAGACCAGCACAGTCAAAGCGGCTCCAGCTCCGATAACACTGAACGAGGAGTCTCCAGATGCTCCTCGCCGCGCGGGGAAGGCTCTTCAGTTAACGGAGAGACTCACTAA